In Oceaniferula marina, the following proteins share a genomic window:
- a CDS encoding sigma-70 family RNA polymerase sigma factor, with translation MSENSESLQQYVQLMTQHQGALRAFIVSLMPGNPDVGDVLQETNLVLWQKREQFEKGSKFLAWAFTIARYQVMQQRDKAKRDGRLVFCDELMHSLSEPDTEDHDDEQQLRALEHCMNRLRAAERELIRHRYTKGCSLEDLAQHQSKSAGALRASLFRVRAALKKCVDRQLVEGDPA, from the coding sequence ATGAGCGAAAATTCGGAATCCTTACAACAATACGTCCAATTGATGACGCAGCACCAAGGTGCGTTGCGGGCGTTTATTGTGTCGCTGATGCCAGGAAACCCCGATGTCGGCGATGTCCTGCAGGAAACCAACCTCGTGCTCTGGCAAAAACGGGAACAATTCGAGAAAGGCTCCAAGTTCCTTGCTTGGGCATTTACCATCGCACGCTACCAGGTCATGCAGCAGCGGGACAAGGCCAAGCGCGACGGCCGCCTCGTCTTCTGCGATGAATTAATGCATTCTCTCTCCGAACCCGATACGGAGGATCATGACGATGAACAACAGCTGCGGGCACTAGAACACTGCATGAACCGGCTCCGTGCAGCCGAACGCGAGCTCATTCGCCACCGCTACACCAAGGGCTGCAGCCTCGAAGACCTTGCCCAGCACCAATCGAAATCTGCCGGTGCCCTGCGCGCCTCGCTGTTCCGGGTGCGGGCTGCCCTGAAAAAATGTGTCGATCGGCAACTTGTGGAAGGAGATCCCGCATGA
- a CDS encoding LamG-like jellyroll fold domain-containing protein — MSARRTEWLIQQAIDGEISTDDFAELEQLLLVDPEALASYRKYAWLSSSLETQHSHSISMSDSPVVPVDKVIQLQSRRTRRIALMAAAAVIVLSLIAMRLFFVDPTSPPTLSFQTSPGTLFTITHDGPDTAPEGQMLQPGSRLQISQGVAELTFKSGVKSVVLAPADLTLHSDDQIHLHQGTAWFHVPKQAIGFEVKTSDLRIVDLGTRFGVLANPDDHDEIHVIKGKVEVTTQRLRKESTILNTGEARRIDPIGRLVPLEPKPAAFLSRLPSSLPYLHWSFDQHSGDKLICEGSHPIAGEIESTLIQAEATPVDQRFIPGPQGKGLRFNGKNEAVTSNWPGIHGDAPRSIAFWFRIPNEASPKYDSGVVAWGTRFPGRETKNTKWNIQLGRKRSGDPKKSIINCTLGGLWLEGSTAVNDGQWHQVCVTYSGKHDSDGKPDIQVYLDGKRENSKWVHNQPLDLLENGQSKVNTSTNNRYSHPFTLGRSLHPHPKKPSYFHGDLDEVYVFFGQLSAQEVSELFERPPLMNENHK; from the coding sequence ATGAGTGCCCGCCGGACCGAATGGCTGATCCAGCAAGCGATCGACGGTGAGATTTCCACCGATGATTTTGCCGAACTCGAACAACTCCTGCTCGTGGATCCCGAGGCCCTTGCCTCCTACCGGAAGTACGCCTGGCTCTCCAGCTCACTCGAAACCCAGCACAGCCACTCAATCTCTATGAGTGACAGCCCGGTGGTGCCCGTCGATAAAGTCATTCAACTGCAAAGCCGCAGGACACGCCGCATCGCCTTGATGGCAGCCGCCGCCGTGATCGTCCTTTCCCTGATCGCCATGCGGCTGTTTTTTGTCGATCCCACAAGCCCGCCGACTCTCTCCTTTCAAACCTCGCCCGGCACCCTCTTCACCATCACTCACGATGGACCTGATACCGCCCCCGAAGGACAAATGCTGCAACCTGGCTCCCGCCTGCAAATCAGCCAGGGAGTGGCCGAACTCACCTTCAAGTCGGGCGTCAAATCCGTCGTCTTGGCCCCTGCCGACCTCACCTTGCACAGCGACGACCAGATCCACCTACACCAAGGGACTGCCTGGTTTCACGTGCCGAAACAAGCCATTGGGTTCGAAGTCAAAACCAGTGACCTGCGCATTGTCGACCTCGGCACCCGCTTTGGTGTGCTTGCCAACCCTGACGACCATGATGAAATCCACGTGATCAAAGGCAAGGTGGAGGTAACCACTCAAAGACTTCGTAAAGAGTCCACCATTCTCAACACTGGTGAAGCCAGACGTATCGACCCGATTGGGCGTCTGGTCCCTCTCGAGCCCAAGCCAGCAGCCTTCCTCTCCCGGCTTCCATCCAGCCTACCCTATCTGCACTGGTCCTTCGACCAACACAGCGGAGACAAGCTGATTTGCGAGGGCAGCCATCCAATTGCCGGAGAAATCGAATCCACGCTCATTCAGGCTGAAGCAACACCCGTTGATCAACGCTTTATTCCAGGCCCTCAGGGTAAGGGCCTGCGCTTCAATGGAAAAAATGAAGCGGTCACCAGCAACTGGCCCGGTATCCATGGGGACGCTCCCCGCAGCATCGCCTTCTGGTTCCGTATCCCAAATGAGGCCTCACCAAAATATGATTCTGGTGTCGTCGCATGGGGCACCCGATTCCCAGGCCGGGAAACCAAGAATACCAAATGGAACATCCAGTTGGGTAGAAAACGATCCGGCGATCCTAAGAAAAGCATCATCAACTGCACCCTCGGAGGGCTCTGGCTCGAGGGCTCCACAGCAGTCAACGACGGCCAGTGGCATCAAGTCTGTGTAACCTATTCAGGGAAACACGACTCCGATGGCAAACCCGATATTCAAGTCTATCTCGACGGCAAACGGGAAAACAGTAAGTGGGTCCACAATCAACCTTTGGATCTGTTGGAAAACGGACAAAGCAAGGTCAACACCAGCACCAACAACCGATATTCGCACCCGTTCACCCTCGGACGCAGCCTCCATCCCCACCCCAAAAAGCCATCCTACTTCCATGGCGACCTCGATGAGGTCTATGTCTTTTTTGGCCAACTCTCAGCACAGGAAGTCTCAGAACTTTTTGAACGCCCCCCTCTCATGAATGAGAACCATAAATAA